The following proteins are encoded in a genomic region of Aptenodytes patagonicus chromosome 13, bAptPat1.pri.cur, whole genome shotgun sequence:
- the GPRC5B gene encoding G-protein coupled receptor family C group 5 member B, whose product MKTYPAIGFFLLFVISYGSSENSSTSRGCGLDLLPQYVYLCDLDAIWGIVVEAVAGAGVLTTLLLMLILLVRLPFIKDKEKKSPLGMHFLFLFGTLGLFGLTFAFIIQEDETVCSTRRFLWGVIFALCFSCLLAQAWRLRRLVRHGKSPSGWHLAGVAICLMLVQVIIATEWLILTIVRDNKLACSYEPMDFAMALIYVMFLMVFTMGFSLFTLCGKFKKWKKNGVCLIITLFFSILIWVAWMTMYLFGNAELKRRDKWSDPTLAIALVSSGWVFVIFHAIPEVHCTILPSQQENTPNYFDTSQPRMRETAFEEDIQLPRSYMENKAFSMDEHNAALRTAGFRNGSLGSRPSAPFRSNVYQPTEMAVVLNGGTIPTAPPSYTGRHLW is encoded by the exons atgaaaacctaCCCAGCCAttggtttcttcctcctcttcgtGATCAGCTATGGCTCTTCTGAAAACTCAAGTACGTCTAGAGGGTGTGGACTGGATCTTCTCCCTCAGTACGTGTACCTGTGCGACCTGGATGCCATTTGGGGAATAGTTGTGGAGGCAGTTGCGGGGGCAGGTGTGCTGACGACGTTACTGCTGATGCTGATTTTGCTGGTGAGGCTGCCCTTCATCAAGGACAAGGAGAAGAAGAGCCCCCTGGGAATgcacttcctctttctttttgggACTCTCGGACTGTTTGGGCTGACGTTTGCTTTCATCATACAAGAAGATGAAACGGTGTGCTCTACCCGAAGATTTCTATGGGGAGTTATCTTTGCTTTGTGCTTCTCGTGCTTGCTAGCTCAAGCCTGGAGACTTCGCAGACTAGTTCGACATGGGAAGAGTCCATCTGGCTGGCATCTAGCTGGTGTGGCAATCTGCCTGATGCTCGTTCAGGTCATTATTGCAACCGAGTGGTTAATACTGACAATTGTCAGAGATAACAAGTTGGCCTGCAGCTATGAACCAATGGATTTTGCTATGGCTTTGATTTATGTTATGTTCCTGATGGTATTTACCATGGGATTTTCTCTTTTCACTctctgtggaaagtttaagaaatggaagaaaaatggagTATGCCTCattataacactttttttttccattctgatttGGGTAGCTTGGATGACTATGTACCTCTTTGGTAACGCTGAGCTAAAGAGAAGAGACAAATGGAGTGATCCCACTCTTGCTATTGCACTGGTGTCCAGTGGTTGGGTGTTTGTTATTTTTCATGCCATCCCAGAGGTCCACTGTACCATCCTTCCATCACAGCAGGAAAACACTCCCAATTATTTTGATACTTCACAGCCAAGGATGCGTGAAACTGCTTTTGAGGAAGATATACAGCTTCCTCGGAGCTACATggaaaataaagccttttcaATGGATGAGCATAATGCAG CGCTAAGAACGGCAGGATTTCGAAACGGCAGTTTGGGAAGCCGACCTAGTGCTCCTTTTAGAAGCAATGTTTATCAGCCAACTGAGATGGCAGTTGTGCTAAATGGTGGGACT